One part of the Salinivirga cyanobacteriivorans genome encodes these proteins:
- a CDS encoding type B 50S ribosomal protein L31, whose amino-acid sequence MKKGIHPENYRLVAFKDMSNGYTFVTRSTANTKEEIEIDGEKYPLVKLEISNTSHPFYTGKMKLVDTAGRVDKFKNRYKKHYENRK is encoded by the coding sequence ATGAAAAAGGGTATACATCCAGAGAACTACCGGCTAGTGGCGTTTAAAGACATGTCAAACGGTTATACTTTTGTAACTCGTTCGACCGCAAACACAAAAGAAGAAATTGAAATCGACGGCGAAAAATATCCTTTGGTGAAGTTAGAGATTTCAAATACATCTCACCCATTTTACACTGGTAAGATGAAACTTGTCGACACAGCAGGACGTGTTGATAAATTTAAAAACCGTTACAAAAAACACTACGAGAACCGCAAATAA